A single Syngnathoides biaculeatus isolate LvHL_M chromosome 18, ASM1980259v1, whole genome shotgun sequence DNA region contains:
- the LOC133491433 gene encoding endosialin-like, producing the protein MGPVQAWLLLCLVAGGGCVAGKLEEKDALCHPRGCLAVYVQRRTFREAGRSCRERGGTLATLHDREAADAVHRLLAVAEPQGARVRLRLWIGLHRAPRQCSAARPLRGFVWVTGDQEGQFTNWLREEAAGACAAPRCVAVTVNTADDARHDTDSGDNFKWLDGSCGLGLDGFVCQYPSKGMCPPLEDEGQGPAAYSTPFQLTSRELTHVPYGSVATLACPPEPSGAEPPGEQTSVCGEREDGSVGWSRETPLCGASVPPPSQDWCVGDHGCQQHCQNTDSDYYCYCSEGYVLADDGYNCEPDNFGPTDPPELPSSSDGAASTEPPRLKAACAAMGCEHDCAETSRGVRCTCPPGYQMGPDGRHCSDVDECRQEPCPQACVNVPGTFHCVCRAGYRPDDEGECVDVDECEDEGSCEGACQNTEGSFACDCRHGYQKSGDGTCQDVDECVGASPCQQQCLNYDGSYQCYCDDGYELQADGLGCRPTPADQEYSTLNPNPTNSAHLPDLDREDPHDAGPDSDVRRMTDVPETGESDERLRKQHQTEGPPVTSETGIQGGSQGDGNRDQVKHDKSWLLVALLVPLCVFLVVMLALGIVYCTSCAVDKNMRLSECCRWILPTPNLNSAEPKGR; encoded by the exons ATGGGGCCGGTCCAGGCCTGGCTGCTGCTGTGCCTCGTGGCCGGTGGAGGGTGCGTCGCCGGTAAGCTGGAGGAGAAGGACGCCCTGTGCCACCCGCGGGGATGCTTGGCCGTCTACGTCCAGAGGAGAACTTTCCGGGAGGCCGGGCGCAGCTGTCGGGAGCGCGGCGGGACGCTGGCGACGTTGCACGACCGTGAGGCTGCCGATGCCGTCCACCGACTGCTGGCGGTCGCGGAGCCGCAAGGCGCCCGGGTGCGCCTGCGCCTGTGGATCGGTCTGCACCGGGCGCCTCGCCAGTGCTCCGCCGCGCGCCCGTTGCGGGGCTTCGTCTGGGTCACGG GCGACCAGGAAGGTCAGTTCACCAACTGGCTGCGCGAGGAGGCGGCGGGTGCGTGCGCCGCGCCACGATGCGTGGCCGTGACGGTGAACACGGCGGACGACGCCCGCCACGACACCGACAGCGGCGACAACTTCAAGTGGTTGGACGGCTCCTGCGGTCTGGGGCTGGACGGTTTCGTGTGCCAGTACCCGTCCAAGGGCATGTGCCCGCCTTTGGAGGACGAGGGGCAGGGGCCGGCCGCCTACTCGACGCCGTTCCAGCTGACCAGCCGGGAGTTGACCCACGTGCCGTATGGCTCGGTGGCTACTCTCGCGTGTCCGCCCGAGCCGTCGGGGGCAGAACCCCCTGGCGAGCAGACGTCGGTGTGCGGAGAGAGAGAGGACGGGTCGGTGGGCTGGTCCCGGGAGACGCCGCTGTGCGGAGCCAGCGTGCCGCCACCTTCCCAGGACTGGTGTGTCGGAGACCACGGTTGCCAGCAACACTGCCAGAACACGGACTCCGACTACTACTGCTACTGCTCGGAAGGATACGTTCTTGCTGACGACGGCTACAACTGCGAGCCGGACAACTTTGGTCCCACGGATCCGCCCGAGCTTCCCTCTTCTTCGGATGGCGCCGCGAGCACCGAGCCACCCCGCCTCAAAGCGGCGTGCGCGGCCATGGGCTGCGAGCACGACTGCGCGGAAACGTCACGGGGAGTCCGTTGCACGTGTCCTCCGGGGTACCAAATGGGCCCGGACGGGCGTCACTGCTCCGACGTGGACGAGTGCCGGCAGGAGCCGTGCCCGCAGGCTTGCGTCAACGTGCCCGGAACCTTCCACTGCGTGTGTCGCGCTGGATACCGACCCGACGATGAGGGAGAGTGCGTGGACGTGGACGAGTGCGAGGATGAGGGGAGCTGCGAGGGCGCCTGCCAGAACACCGAGGGCTCCTTCGCCTGCGACTGTCGCCACGGTTACCAGAAGTCAGGCGACGGCACGTGTCAGGACGTGGACGAGTGCGTGGGGGCGTCGCCCTGCCAGCAGCAGTGTCTCAACTACGACGGCAGCTACCAGTGTTACTGCGACGACGGTTATGAGCTACAAGCCGACGGGCTGGGTTGCCGGCCGACGCCCGCCGATCAAGAGTACTCCACTTTGAACCCGAACCCCACCAACTCGGCCCACTTGCCGGACTTGGATCGCGAAGACCCGCATGACGCTGGGCCCGACTCGGACGTCCGACGGATGACAGACGTCCCCGAAACCGGTGAGTCTGACGAGCGCCTGCGGAAGCAGCACCAGACGGAGGGGCCGCCCGTGACAAGTGAGACCGGCATCCAAGGAGGAAGTCAAGGTGACGGAAACCGAGACCAGGTCAAACACGACAAGAGCTGG